The nucleotide window ATTGGTATGTATCAAAAGTAGAAAATCGCCATTCAACGATTAGCCCTGTCGTACAAAAGGTGACCATTGTGATATTCCGTTTTTTACCGTTTCTTGACATAGAAATGTACGTAAACAACGAACGTAAATATTAAGTTCTAAGTTCCAAAGAGTTAGAAACAATAAGTTAGCGCAAAAAGTAGAAAAGTTGCCGCCGTAACATATCCCAGTTAACTTAATTTGTgatgtttgaataaaataatactgaCCATGTGCGAGTTGAACTCGTGGGCAAGAGGTTCCGTAATATTAGAAAAGCGCCATTCAAATTACGTCTGTTGTATAGGAGCCCACTTAATTGTTTTTTCAGTTTTTACTATTTCCTATTTTAGCggcaacaaaaatatatcatctgtgaaaatttcaactgtctacaTCATCATACATTGACGAGAGACAGACAgcaaagtctcagtaatagggtcctAATTCAGTAGGTTTTTACCCTTCCGGTACGGAACCCttaaaagtacaatatttttatgtagctgTTTCCCGTTCTCTAAATCAACGTTTAGAAAGGACTTTCAAGGGAGCCACGAGTTTGCTACAAAGAAAGACGGCGCTTCATAAATGTGAATCCCTACGTAAATGTGATCAATCAATTTTCTACCACTGTCCTACTATTCGGAACGCGATTGACGGACGAACGGACGGAGCTATTTACAGTTCAAAGATTTACGTAGAACATTCATTGGAACTATATAAAAAAGCTAAGATAATGATGACGACTATTTTTGAGTTGGTAAAATGTCAGATAGAAATCAAGTTAGGCGCAAAAATTCTCAGCTAGTCCGCTAGAACAACGAGAGGTGAGATGAGAATAAGTACTAACCTGACAACTCGATGCGTGCACACGACGAATTCGGGCTTGGAATTCCACTGGTGGTACGTGATGTAGAATCGGCTCTGAAGCCAGATCCACTGCTGCCCTTTCGTCAAGAAGCGGTAATAGCACGACGTTAGTTCACCCTTCTGCATCACTGTGgacaaaaagaatattattgagTTTACCAAGCTTATGACCTATATATTAACGAACTTGAAACTAACTTTCGCGTGTTATTTAAGCCGTATCTGTAAAAATGTTGGATATTTTTGTCGCCTGCAAAGTTTGAGCAAATAGAGCAGGCAATTTAGTTAGCAATTTGGCTGAGGAGATTCCCGTTATTTAAAAGTGCATAGGTATAAAAATCAAAGCACTATAGCTCGATAGATATTTGTAAGAACATTGCACGCAACCAAAGCCGGTCTCAGTGGTCAATAGCTATCTTTTATTcgaaagttataaataaataataagacagTTGCAGTACTATCGATCGGCTGTAGTCAAACTTGTAAAAAATTCAAAAGCATGTGCAGAAAAATAGCGGTTATAAGACACGGAACAACCATGACCTATACTATCGATTTCCGAGTCGACTTTTAcacttaaagaaatattttccaCAATTTTATATGtggtatttttacattaatataataacacgcctgttatacccgatgTGTgtggtatttttgtaatacaatgtcagaaaattacattacaaattaaAGTCATTTATGCACCAGTTGATTTTCATATATCAATTAGCAAGcaggaattatttttattcaatactagcTTCCAGTTGCGACTTCATCCGCCTGCATAATTTTCCTGTAGTAATAAGTACCCTATGTGTAAGTCTAGGTTAGGTATAAACTaactgtgtaccaaattttataaaaaccgttcagtaaaatattaagaaacatAAGCATATatccatccttacaaacttttgaatttgtaatattagtaggactagCAGAATACTGTGTGATCTATAGTAGAAATAGAATATGTACTTACATGCTTCGTGGCAGGTGACGACTTTCTCCAAGTCATCAAAGTGGTAGTAGTCGTACCCCGACGTGCCGAGGACTTCGAAGGGTAAATAGCCGATGATGGGCGGGGCGCGGTGGTCAAGAAACAGGAACTTCCACTCGAGACTATGCCGCGAGGTGAACTCACTCCGGCTCGAGTCCACCAGCGATACGTCACGGATCAACTGTGGGGTGTACAGACGCCCCGTGCACACGAATAACAGcctaaaacaaattgtatatGTATCGCTCTAGAACTTCTCACATAAATTACGGTAGAAACAAGTTTTATAAAGGAGCTGTGAAGTTTATCGTTAAGTCTTTGTCGTTAATATTCAGAGAATTCTCACccagtacatttattttttgggCTGGGTAGTTTTCCTCCAGAACGAAAATGGGATTAGGCATTGAGTctaccacactggccaagtgcgggttgggttagGCACGCCTTCGAAAATGTGTTTACCAACTTTTAGGCGTGTAAGGTTTCATCAAGACGTTTTCCTtaaccgttagagcaagtgatggttattttcttaaatacacataactttgaaaagtcattggtgtgttgcttcgggttcgaatTCAGGACATTTTGAAGAGagatatcatttattttatcagcgtATCGTATCAGACCCTTTAACTCCCTTTTCAATTAAACTTTAGCGTGCTCTAACATATTTGAAAGCTTGAAGCCGGATGTATTCGTGTGATGACATATTCATTAAAAACTGGAAATCAACGGATATAGGGTACTTTCTTAGACATCGACATGGCTATGTCAGTACAAGATTATCTTGTTAATCTTGCAACAGAAATCATTTAACGATCTGATTTTATACACGCGAGGAGACTGTTTACTagtaaacacaatttaaaaaagcacTAACTAAAAAACTAATCTTGCTTAGGTAAGCTCTTAGTTTGCAATCGGTTTCAGACTTAATTTCTAGCAAAATGCGTACTTAGTCGAAGAGGTTAGGATCATCATCGTGTAGGTTATAGCCTCCTTGCAATAAAATCTAGGCCCCTAGATCGCATGTATAAGGACCAATATTTTCGACTAGACTAACAGCAATGGGCGAAGCAGGCCGGTGCCCTTATAAGTGTGCCCTATGGAATATCATACAAATACCGAAGTAGCTAAAACATTATGAACTAAGGGATACGTTTTTGATCTACTCTCGTAAATGTCACGCCATGCGTTTTGCTACGAGAGTAGGAAAGTTAAAAGTAATCAATTACCGGCTGATATACTTTGACCAAGCGTTTGCACGTTGCATGTCACGCATTTTTTGAATCAGCGGAATAATAGAAAAATGCTTAGCTAGAATACGTAGAGGACATTGAACTTCAATTACGTGCGTAGCatgtctttttttttcaatatctgcttaaataacatattttatgtgttaacCTAGTTACCGGGTACGGAATTAAAACAGAATGGAATGGCAAAATCCCATCGAATATTCGATCTTCGATATCGACTAAGTGGTGATCCCACTAAAAAACCAGTAGCCGACCAGCGTAAGTTGGCCGGACAACATAGTGAAATTATTAGGACTGCAATGGATGGATTGTAAAAAGAAGAAGCctagaaaacaaaacaaaggtaAAAGTAGAAGTAGTAAAAAGTAGTAGAAGTGGACTGAATAGATAGATGGATAGAACCTAGTAACTAAGCAGAGTAATACAACTTACCTGGATTCATGATCTTGCTGATAGCCTGACCCATCGTCACTGTCCATTTGCTCCATATTTGAtcctaaaataacaataactataTTAGAAGTTATCAATAGGAATTTGCGTCGTAATCGTATTAACTTTCATAATATCGGGTTGATGTCAACACAGAAACATACTCTGAGATACCTAACTACCTTTTGAATTATAAGAATTGGTTTGCCAGAGAGAATTGGAGACCAGGATTAGATGTCATTAAAACGATGATAAGTGCTTtcatatatatgtatgtatgttataagaATACTTACGAAAGTGTCCATTAAACTGCACTAATTCATAAGTGCTTTCATCCCTGAAGTCTAGCGCGCCCCGCCTCAGATGACATTGGAAGCGGATTTCGTTTTCTAAAACAAGGAAATTTAGATTGCATCGTACCGCCATACTGTCTAAGTCATGAGACCATATGATACTTTATCCAGAcgaacgaaaataaaaaaagcttgtATAAATACTACAtgcataaataatttgtaatgtaaGTAGGTCAGGCATTAACGCTATCAAAGCGAAATGTCATAAGACATAACAATGTAAAAGGACTCGTATAAACACTAGGCTATACCCAGAATCGTTATGCAACGCTCAGCAATATGAACACCTGTTGTGTAACGTACAGAGCTTACCAACAATATTATTGGCCGGTTTCACAACCCCTGGATAAGTAATGGTTAGCGAACTAATGACAGTTAGTTTGACGATTCACGGATAACTGCATCAATACCTATCTGAGGAATTCAAAAATACTTCGAAATATATTAAAGCACGAAATAATTTGTCACAATTCAGACAGTTCTGTTAACCAATAGTTATCCAGAGGTGGTAAAAGGGACCGGAAAATTTACCATTACCTGTAGGGTATCTAATAATTACGTTAAACttgatattttactattaatcaTTGAAAGGTGAAAATTACTATCGGAATGTTAACTTTTACGAAATCAATAGCAGCAGATATAACTCAGAGGCTAGTgtatggtaaataaaaaaaaataacttgatttCTACATAGCGTAGCGTCAACGGAGTGAGCACAGCATCCCTAATTCCTTATTAATAGCAGTACAAAACATTTGCAAGGGCGATTCGCAAGCATAATATCAATGTTTTCTATTAAACTCGGGTTGAAAGTTACAACAAACAAGTAACAACACAATAAAGAACAAAATACGCAAAGCTTCGCTATCAATCTATTCAAGTTACGGTTAAATGTCAATCCATTGACAATAGCAGTTCATTAATGCTTTCGCAACTAGTCTTGTTAAATTACTATCATTGTCTCGATAAAACGatttaatcttataaataaattcctaATACGTAATTACGAGTTTGAAAGCTTCCAAAGCGGATTAATACAACGTGATCAACTACTCTTAATTACTGCGCCAGCAAAAAGTTTTCTAAGTACGGTTGCAAAACACGCCCCGCTCCATTCGTTGCAATTATTTCGAAACCAAACTTTTGTATCAGCTAAATCAAATTTCGCATGGAAAAGGGATGGATTGTgcaaatcaaaataatgaaattgtaatCGCACAGACATAAGTTCAATTAGAAATTACTGATTTGTTCTAATCAGATGACTATAATTTCGTGTGTAGTCTTTGTACAAACATGCTTAAAAAATCAATGATATAACTTTTCTCTTTATCATACAATGTgatatatgataatattatcgaataactttcatattttaaataaacgctCAGCAATTTTATTTCTCGTAGGTATTATTctctaaaacattatattgacGGAATTAAAGTTGCTTTTGCATAGTTGCACTGGCCTATAGACTTGCATTAGTGACGCAATGCAATGTGTACGAAAACATTATTCCTTTCGCAAGAGTTTCGCTTGAACTCACTGGCAAAATTTTAGCAAATGTGCCATTATATGATACTATTATAAATACAGAGAAATGTCCTTTCACTTAGTGGTATTTAGCTGAGTTATCATACTTTGATTGCATGTTGATGTTTAAACACAAATTCCTTCTCACGTGTTCGTTGAGTCAGCCCTGATTGTTTATACTTGGTTCTAAGAACACATTCTGATACTTCATGCTGGTGTATGTTCCAACAGTTTTATGTATTGGTAAATGAAATTTctatatagatataaaaatgcataaaaaaacagaaataaaataaaatatgtacatcaaacacgacaatataattaataaagaaagttcGGTACTAACCTTTGCCAGATGATTGCATGGGGTCTCTTCCGTTCCCTGGGTTTTGAAGCAAATTGTACAAGCTTGGCCGGTCTTCCTCAAAAGCTAAGTCAAATATACTTTTGTTCACTACATCCACCTGAAATGTGCTTTTAGATTAGCATTTGGCCACACATCCTTAAGTATCAACTCACAATTTTATTCACACATAATATACTTTTGATTAAGTTTCCATAATAGCTAGAAAGCATTTGtaacaacacaaaaaaatgttttgttttactttttgatgAAGTCTGATTTACAATGTCATAAGACAtggtaaaagtaaaaagtttgaCTGACTAAATATAAATGGTTCACTTCAAAATACTTACCGGATTGTGACCAAGTAACGATGTGATACTTTCAGAAACGTAGAATATTTGGCCGGTTGCTGAGAACACCATTACAAAACCTTCTAAAGCTTCTAATACCAAGTATGTGAACTCCTCATTTGACAAAAAGGCCGGCTTCCAGTCTTCTTGTACATCATGAGCCCTGGACCTTACCGTAATTTCTAAAACaatgtttgttacttatattGGTGATCTATTTTAATGTAacaattaattagaaaataacatttttgctGGCGGCATTGCTATCATAAAGTTTTTGTCACAGACATTTATTCATACTATGAGGTAAGACCatacaattttatgaaattattgcAGAACTTTACccattaaagttttaaaacttttacattttatgtactcctggataataatgtaataaccATTAAATGTGTAACACAACGTAAATCTTCAAAACGGAACTTACCATTGTGGTTTTTGAGAAAAGATATGGTGGATTTGAGGACAGTGGACTTGTCCATCTTTCTATTGTTGGTGGAGACCATCGAGCTGAGCTCGTTAACAAGCATGTTAAACTGATCTCTCCTCTTCTTCTCGCTGAGATTGCGAGTCctcctaaaaatataatttaattgtaatttttcttcCATAATTCCTGTGATTATGTTTCTATTTCATTCTTGATACAAAATACAACAGATTCAGATtccttctaaatatatatacatctgatgaaaaaatattttggtgttcAGCGGCCATtgactaaatataaaaataaaatcaactcTAAAAAAAGGGGTTTATTCCAAAATTCATCCAGTTACTAAGCTttgttaacatttattttggtttttaatagGCCAGTGATCAGTAAGATTCGATCCAAAATATAGGTCTTTGTCCAATCTAGATGTATATCTGCATACACTATGATTCAATAGATGCTGAAAACAAGTTAAATCTACACTTACCTTTTAGTATCATCCTTATCATCTCCGTCTTCGTCCATGGTGCTGATTCCTATAGGCTGCAGCACTGCAGTTGACTCAATCTTTAAGTCTTAAACATTGCAATTCAATGGCGAATACGTCCACCTGACACTGCGGACGATGTGATCATATGCCGACTGGAATCACACCAAACTTCCGCTTTATTCAACATACAAAGTGCAACTGTACATCAATACAAGCGCAAAGTTCTTATTGAACCCGTCATGACACTACACGATGTGTTTGTGCGAATGGATAATTGGAAAATGAATACTGTGTACCAAGCACTGCGTCAGATTTGTTGTCTTTATAATAAGCCACAAATACATTCACTTGTTACTAAATTACGCACCCACAAtcgaaatattttcttcaataaattgtaaactcgtaacaacaaattaaattcaCGCCTAAATGCTAATTTCAGGCGTATACGAGAATTCCACAAAATACCAAATTCGCTGTGGTTTCACACGAACATAATACCACAGACAAGTGATTAGTTTTTTGTCGTGAGTTCGTGTCATCGACAATCGACGTCATAAAGACAGACATAAACAAAGTcgattattttatgcaaaacaaGAAACGTTTAATGAATAAACAAACCAGtgaaaaaaagtataataattgaaaataatcaaCTATTTATATAGTTATGAGATAATTATAAACGCGcccacaaaaaaaatataaagaatattattcacTCAAAACATAAAGGTCTGGGctactttatttttctgttcgttatattttattcaactatttcaatgttatatgaatgattaatttgtttcaaaacgttattttagagtagatttaaatattttttagaattgaAAACGATATTTCAGGGGATTGTGCAACTAAAGTGACACTTAAAATGATAGAATTTAAATGTCACTTTATCAAACGtcacaacattttataactGGCTACATTAAAGGAGAattgattttttctttattgagAACAGCGTCATCTAGGCAATAATACTAGAGACTATCAGCAAAACTGACGTAAATGTCAAGACTGAGTTGTTTGAATGAATCTGTGCCAGTTCTCGTTCAAAAGCTTTACTGATAGCACACGCACTATCGCTCAGTACTGTGTGAGTGGTGGCCGCTGATGAACTGTTACCGttctgaagtatttttttttggattatACTGAAAATCGATATAATACAGTTgaacagttattttaaacatGTGGCCGTATGAGTTAAACAACCCTCCTGTGGCACCACCGCTCAATGAATCGGATGAGGTAAcgaattcaattttaataatagataACTTCTTTTAGTGATACCGGCTTATGTGTAAATTTACCTGTGTgacacaatttttattaaattaccatTGCGGTTACGTAATTCTATGGCGGAAGGTTCCCAGCAGTGTGAGGGAGACAGGTATTATCCTCGCCACGCGGTCGTTACGTAAGGAAATTATGTAAGGTTGAAAATCAAAGGGATGATTACGGGGGAACGACCATCAATAATAAGGAGAAATGTATCGACACAGCGCGCGCATCGCACATCCGCTGGCGTGTAAACAAGATAAACATAAACACGATGTCGCGCCCCGGCGCGGCGCGCTGCGTTGTCCGTGGGCAAGCAAATACAGCGCCAACCTTTGTTcataactaaattataaattgcataataattattatataatttgattgGCTTTGTTCTGTGACTTGATGGCAACTAGCAATGAGAATTCGAATTTCTTGGTGTTTCCTGTAAATTATATACCACTAGGTACCACTAGGTACCTAAACATAGTATGATAAAATTGCTAGGTGACTACACGAATATGCGCTCTTGTATATAAAGAAGCTCTTTACGTTCTTGGTCAGGTCCTTTGACTTGATCAGTGCTCACAATGTAAACTTATCTCAATTCTATATTTGTAAACACTAGACCAATTTTTCTTCCGTTTTTGTTGTGATTATGATACCACCTTATTATTGACAAACAGTCCTGCCTAATTTAAGTAGGTATCCCTACGTACTTTAGTACTTGTTGTTATTGTTCGTTATTTCTTTCGCCCAAGAAATGTTTGGTCTTGCGATGACAGAAATGACCAAATTCTCGAAATAATAGTTGTCAATACTGCTTATTGCTTACCCAAGTCGGTATATACAATTTCATAAACGAACCAATGGATACCTACTTAAGTGGAAATCTTCACGGGGTTCAAACGTTATTTCAGATttcgtactttttttttctctccaGCTCATTTTTTAAGCTTCTAGCTCTTTTCTTCTCTTTGATGATAGAATGACGTGATAGTAGTGAGCTAACTATGGGTAGACACTGTCTTGCACTTCTTCATCAGCATTATGACATGCTACTGACAAACTTTGCGCCTTCAGTATGTTTCCCACGACTGGGCATAAAGCCTCCATTCCAACATGACAAATGGTAAAATAAACTAAAGACAACattaatagatttaaattagTCATGTAAGAAATTACCCATAGCTTATTTCAAAAGCTGAAAAAGCTGAATGCAAAATTAGACCCTATTGTCCTTCCAAACAATATGGTTTTTAAAACTGTGACGTATAACTCGAAAATAGGACCTGTTTCTTTATtacacaacaacaacaacaacccTTCTTATGTCAATCTCAAAGGAGTGTTATAGTTAACTCCGAAATGAACAAGGTAATATCAAGtctaattcttttattttaaagatgttAGAAATCAATCTAATACTTATTGTTGTTATGGCAATTTAAATAGTAACAACTTTATAACGCCTTTCTacaggtaatttatttataaaattggaaGTCCAGTTTTGCAGCGTAGATGGAGTCGCTGAAAACGATAAAAGTACACAGATCATTTCCGAACTTTCGCCTATGATAGATACGCCTTCGCAAAAATTTGCGTGACTCAGATTGAAAATTACACGTAGCTATTgctaattagtttaaaaataaatatgacaaaatgtCTATGATGATAAAACGTAAAGCAATGATTTACGCGGTGACGTGTCTCGTCTCGTAGTCACTTTTCGTTGCAAATAATTTAGGCAGgcaaaatattaatgaaaaggGCATGTCAAGATTAATTGATGGATTGGTAGTATTGAACGTTGGCTGACTCAGAAGGTCCATCGGAAAATCGTCCATCGTGAAGCGTTTCACTGTACTAGGTGATTCCCCTAAATAAGCGGGGAAATTTCTGTTATAAAGTAAGATATCGCTATGACCAGGTTATCCACCATACTCCTTTGTCGTTGATTCTGTTATTATTGTCGCTCTTTACTTCAtaaaagatttataatataGGTTCTTACCGAAAACTTTTAAAGTTTAAGTTTACTGGGGAATAAACAAGACGTCCCTTGCTAGTTCTTCACACTAAATATATGATTCGAATTGATTCCTTAACTCTAACTCAGAATTGCGCTGCTGGCATGTTTACTACACTTCTCATTTGGAGCAGTTTTCACTGACTTTCGTGTCTATTGGTTGTCACTTGTCGTTTTCTGGggttatatgtatgtaatgatATCGTTCTCTACTTATATTTATACCCCTTTGTTATCTCGGGTAGAAACTGtagttataaacaataattgccaatttaattgaattttctaACCGTGAGTCCTTATTCTTAATCTTGATACTTTATTACTAATCTATAATCATCATCAACGAAGAGTAGAACAGCTTTTTACGTTTTGATGTCATTGTTCGACAGACATTTACGCAGTTACAAAAGTTTCAAAGTCGAACACCAAAAACCTTTGAAAGTCACCGGTTTTCtatgtttagttatttaaaaactagttaaATTAACAAATGATAAGATTTACGGAGCTCCTTGGCACATCGGATGATAGCGCGTTGTTATGTTGATCTGAGTTCATCCAACTTCAGTAACCGTTATGTGGCTTTATCGTTGTTATAGTATCATTGGCATACCTACATGctaattacataaaattgtatacGTTTTTGGCTAACATTCTGAAACACCAAGTTTAAGTATTAGCTAATTTTGCTACGCGGGCAATAGattgttacaatattaatattgactCAAATACAACCCATGATGAATGATGATGGTCATTTGCAAGCTCTTTCAGCTTCAGCTTTTTCAGCTCAATCTGGTGCAttagattatataaataaataaattttcaccaACGCGTCATAAACGTTAgtactataattatttgtagGCTCTAAAGGAAAAGTTTGAGTAAAACAATGATGTCACAAGACCAGTCACCCTTAAGTCGCCTAGCCAAACATTGAAGCAAGGTCACAATCCAATTACGAGCAACAGATTACATCACTCGTTCATTGGGCCATTTCATAAGATCAGAAATAatgtgacataataatattgcctcGTTAGTCGTTAGCCTCAGTTAGGCCGTTTACGTCTAAAAGTGTGCTAAATTAGATTCTAATACGTTTCTGATTAAAGTGAttgatttgtattaaattttacatttaaaagaaaatataaattttaaatatgtatgtagctcTATCTGGATGCAGttcttaatattgaaaattgaacATACTCCAAAAGTTGGAGGGAGGAGggttgcaaataaaaaaaatcaaaaatcgaAACAATCTGTAGGGCGTCGAAGCTCTCTTCACTTTAAACTTTTCGAAATATAAAGGTCGCCGAAATACGAATGTTTATTAAGTTCTTAGATTCAGTTCAGATCCTCGTCATTCCGCAAACCTGCTATGGAATCGCTTGCTTCACGTAAAAAGAAGTCTACCATTCAATTACCATCTTGTTTGACCACAGCAAACTTTCGGCTGCGATTTACCAAAATGCTGAAGTTCGTAATTGCCCACAAATATAGGTCTAACAGACACTAAATTGGCTACTACCAAGAAGCGAGTTATGAGTAATGTTTCTTATTTTGAGAACTGTAGGCGTAGCTAGTCTCGTGTCAAAATGATATTGCAGTTATCGCACCATCAACTGTTGTTACTGGCCTACGGCAGCGTTTAGAGCTCCTCTCAAAACGAGAGGGTTACTTAATTTGCGTGATGTAATACAACATTGACAAATAATTTGCAATCGCTTATAACTTTTGGTTACGTCCCTCAATTTACTTTTGTCCTCCACGTTTTGTACCCTCAACTGttactatcaaatatttatataatcgtTTTTATGACCCAAGATTTGTTGCAGTAACAGTTAATTACTTGTATTAATTCATTCAGCATTTGATGATCATCGTCTTCAAATGATGTTTTACGCGATCATCCAGCTATTACTCGAGATAAA belongs to Anticarsia gemmatalis isolate Benzon Research Colony breed Stoneville strain chromosome Z, ilAntGemm2 primary, whole genome shotgun sequence and includes:
- the Clk gene encoding circadian locomoter output cycles kaput protein Clock isoform X3 — translated: MDEDGDDKDDTKRRTRNLSEKKRRDQFNMLVNELSSMVSTNNRKMDKSTVLKSTISFLKNHNEITVRSRAHDVQEDWKPAFLSNEEFTYLVLEALEGFVMVFSATGQIFYVSESITSLLGHNPVDVVNKSIFDLAFEEDRPSLYNLLQNPGNGRDPMQSSGKENEIRFQCHLRRGALDFRDESTYELVQFNGHFRSNMEQMDSDDGSGYQQDHESRLLFVCTGRLYTPQLIRDVSLVDSSRSEFTSRHSLEWKFLFLDHRAPPIIGYLPFEVLGTSGYDYYHFDDLEKVVTCHEALMQKGELTSCYYRFLTKGQQWIWLQSRFYITYHQWNSKPEFVVCTHRVVSYADIAKSMKQEGAEADTVSEAEVNRGVMKEAPSDDAMVSMSPSYLSEASDAFGNTSYQPMSQVSDQATSVKSASAGSTTGTVATAGTAATAGASWTRASHVRYNGSDTASLSGESRSSQRNSMRETHKNNEPAPAPQHGMGAQYLDPAPYVNTVGVPGVLPLPIPPLPIVVSPDQAQVQLQRKHEELQQMIVRQQEELRQVKEQLLLARLGILQPLINVQSPYVNPEELQQNQRIPAQIVYEAGTPRAITGYPQQQPPHPNNHHQHMPQ